Proteins from a genomic interval of Coleofasciculaceae cyanobacterium:
- a CDS encoding RimK/LysX family protein codes for MSNVFKPKNYDYDNSQSFGIIGWREFVTLPQLEINQIKAKIDTGARSSALHAFNIRELSQNGKRIIRFQVHPVQRNSKTTKTTQAELLEYRKIRNSGGITQLRPVIKTEVKLGDQSWVIELSLTDRDVMGFRMLLGRQAVRNKFLVDPGKSFLQSRRKL; via the coding sequence GTGTCTAATGTGTTTAAACCTAAAAATTACGATTACGACAACTCTCAATCTTTTGGGATTATCGGTTGGCGAGAATTTGTTACTTTGCCACAGCTAGAAATTAACCAGATTAAAGCAAAAATTGATACGGGCGCCAGATCTTCTGCTCTTCATGCTTTTAATATTCGGGAATTATCACAAAACGGCAAACGAATAATTCGTTTTCAGGTTCATCCAGTTCAGCGCAACAGCAAAACTACTAAGACTACCCAGGCAGAACTACTAGAATATCGAAAAATCCGCAACTCTGGGGGCATAACTCAACTAAGACCTGTAATTAAAACTGAAGTCAAACTAGGTGACCAAAGCTGGGTCATTGAACTATCTTTAACAGATCGAGATGTCATGGGTTTTCGGATGTTATTAGGTAGACAGGCGGTGCGTAATAAGTTTTTAGTCGATCCAGGAAAATCTTTTCTTCAAAGTCGCCGAAAACTCTAA
- a CDS encoding PHP domain-containing protein — MLELHTHTTYSDGILTPQQLVARAAKAGVKALAITDHDTLYGWDEAIAAAKLYNLEIVPGVELSTVHHGRSLHILGYYPRRELLADPLAKRLAGRKRRAKQMLENLAQMGYPLKLEQLDANMALGRPHLASAMVRAGYVNSSQDAFERFLAEDRPAYVHYEKFSIQEGIGLISDCGGVPVWAHPYLFRGGKVEEILPELVAAGLMGIEVYHPHHGNNKVNRLRELCQKYNLLMTGGTDYHGYDLEHPENERWQLNQLNLPLSLLEPLKQAVGK; from the coding sequence ATGCTCGAACTACACACTCACACTACTTATTCTGATGGGATTTTAACCCCACAACAGTTGGTTGCAAGAGCTGCCAAGGCAGGAGTCAAAGCTTTAGCAATTACCGATCACGATACTCTTTATGGCTGGGATGAAGCGATCGCAGCAGCTAAACTTTATAATTTAGAAATCGTACCAGGAGTTGAATTAAGCACTGTTCATCACGGGCGATCGCTTCACATTTTAGGCTACTATCCCCGAAGAGAGCTTTTAGCAGATCCTTTAGCTAAGCGTTTGGCAGGCAGAAAGCGCAGAGCAAAGCAAATGCTAGAAAACTTGGCCCAGATGGGTTATCCGCTAAAATTAGAGCAATTAGATGCCAATATGGCGTTAGGTCGTCCTCATCTAGCTAGCGCCATGGTAAGAGCGGGCTATGTAAATTCTAGTCAAGATGCTTTTGAGCGTTTTTTAGCAGAAGATCGACCAGCCTATGTGCATTATGAAAAGTTTTCGATCCAAGAAGGAATAGGTTTAATTAGTGACTGTGGTGGTGTTCCAGTTTGGGCGCATCCTTACCTGTTTCGCGGTGGCAAAGTTGAGGAAATTTTACCAGAATTAGTCGCAGCAGGATTAATGGGTATTGAAGTATATCATCCTCATCATGGCAATAATAAGGTAAATCGTCTCAGAGAACTCTGTCAAAAATACAATCTATTAATGACGGGGGGAACAGATTATCATGGCTATGATCTAGAGCATCCCGAAAATGAACGCTGGCAGCTAAATCAGTTAAATTTGCCGCTTAGTTTACTCGAACCTTTGAAGCAAGCGGTAGGTAAATAG
- a CDS encoding alkaline phosphatase PhoX has protein sequence MNVNRRQLLLFLGASAGSIVSGSWGRKIESGSQAVAQTNPGALAKNSSSLGFQPVKVPLPLKVEQLSIAQQIESYASYEVQDDLVLPEGFTYDLIAAWGDRVGDSRFGYNNDYLSLIETAPNEGYLTVNFEYISGGIWMQTYQQIVGKQLPFAELIALAEPQEGEIDAFNLEDEELKAKIIEVSREGFIDQGLGVISVKRNTEGKWERTYSDVDRRVTGISGMDNPNQALKSTGAAVAIFTKPNKLGYEDGLGDRIIGTFQNCAGGTTPWGTVLSAEENFQDQVPEAVMADGSSLDPSETPFLITAGEVDGRANVFGLAGNKYGWMVEIDPTNPDDYGTKHTWLGRYRHEAFGIRAVAGKNLAVYSGCDRRGGHLYKFVSSGKIFNRQDKSNSRLFESGILYGAKLAPNGVGEWIPLRPETLVNPVSPSQVVGGMVILPNSERTAGGVMEVETEEQAQSLVAQYKTLGDLYQGNSFQETQGAILIDAHFAASAAGVTCTSRPEDTIIGDNGTLFVAFTSGSAGSDGSPDKAIFVGPDGESDYEYGWIMKLEEDDNDPASLSFTWSMLATGGEVAKGGAGFANPDNLTLDKSGNLWVVTDMSTEKHNVAISSRTENGVALSGSDLTGVFGNNSLWYIPLSGDDAGKIYPFAIGPIECECTGLAFDRDDNNLFLSIQHPGEKNGIRQEMARESRNFELLATDGTVFKQQRQVPLGSNWPSGKVNQPPLPGVVAIRRVNGKTIV, from the coding sequence ATGAACGTAAATCGTCGCCAATTGTTGTTATTTCTCGGTGCTAGTGCAGGCTCTATCGTTTCAGGCTCATGGGGAAGAAAAATCGAATCAGGATCTCAAGCTGTGGCTCAAACCAACCCTGGAGCGTTGGCAAAAAATAGCTCTAGCTTAGGTTTTCAACCTGTTAAAGTTCCTTTGCCTTTAAAGGTAGAACAACTTTCAATTGCTCAACAGATCGAGAGTTATGCTAGCTATGAGGTTCAAGATGATTTGGTTTTGCCCGAAGGTTTCACCTACGATCTAATTGCTGCTTGGGGCGATCGCGTTGGCGATTCTCGGTTTGGTTATAACAATGACTATCTATCTCTAATAGAAACTGCACCCAATGAAGGATATCTCACGGTTAATTTTGAATATATTAGCGGTGGAATATGGATGCAAACTTATCAGCAGATCGTAGGCAAGCAACTTCCTTTTGCCGAGTTAATTGCTCTAGCCGAACCCCAGGAAGGTGAAATTGATGCTTTTAATCTTGAAGACGAGGAGTTGAAAGCAAAAATCATTGAAGTCTCTAGAGAAGGATTCATCGACCAGGGACTAGGAGTAATATCAGTTAAGCGTAATACCGAAGGTAAGTGGGAACGGACTTATTCCGATGTTGATCGCCGAGTTACGGGAATTTCTGGCATGGATAATCCAAATCAGGCTCTTAAATCTACTGGTGCTGCGGTAGCGATATTTACTAAACCGAACAAACTAGGTTATGAAGATGGTTTGGGCGATCGCATTATTGGCACGTTTCAAAACTGTGCGGGAGGTACAACCCCTTGGGGAACAGTCCTGAGTGCCGAAGAGAATTTTCAGGATCAAGTACCAGAAGCAGTAATGGCAGATGGTTCATCTTTAGATCCTAGTGAGACACCATTTTTAATTACTGCTGGAGAGGTAGACGGTAGAGCAAATGTATTTGGTTTAGCAGGCAATAAATACGGTTGGATGGTAGAAATTGACCCAACTAACCCTGATGATTACGGCACTAAGCATACTTGGCTGGGACGCTATCGCCATGAAGCCTTTGGCATACGTGCTGTGGCAGGAAAAAACTTGGCAGTGTATTCAGGATGTGATCGCCGTGGCGGACATTTATATAAGTTTGTTAGTAGCGGAAAAATATTTAATCGCCAGGATAAGAGTAACTCCCGCTTGTTTGAATCAGGAATTCTCTATGGTGCAAAACTTGCTCCTAATGGGGTAGGAGAATGGATTCCTTTGCGTCCTGAAACTTTAGTTAATCCCGTATCACCCAGTCAGGTAGTGGGGGGAATGGTTATCTTGCCCAACAGCGAGCGCACTGCTGGCGGCGTAATGGAAGTAGAGACAGAAGAACAGGCGCAGTCTTTAGTTGCCCAGTATAAAACTCTGGGAGACTTATATCAGGGTAATAGCTTTCAAGAAACCCAAGGAGCAATCTTAATTGATGCTCACTTTGCAGCTAGTGCAGCAGGAGTCACCTGTACTTCTCGACCCGAAGATACGATTATTGGCGATAATGGTACGTTGTTTGTTGCTTTTACCTCTGGTTCTGCTGGCAGTGATGGAAGCCCCGATAAAGCGATTTTTGTCGGACCTGATGGCGAATCTGACTATGAATACGGCTGGATCATGAAGCTAGAAGAAGATGATAACGATCCTGCTTCTCTCAGCTTTACCTGGAGTATGTTAGCCACTGGAGGAGAAGTAGCCAAAGGGGGTGCTGGTTTTGCTAATCCTGATAACTTGACTCTAGACAAGTCAGGAAATCTCTGGGTAGTCACAGATATGTCTACCGAAAAACATAATGTAGCTATTTCTAGCCGAACCGAAAACGGAGTAGCACTATCAGGTAGCGACTTAACAGGAGTATTCGGCAATAACTCCCTGTGGTATATTCCTTTATCTGGAGATGACGCAGGCAAGATTTATCCTTTTGCGATCGGACCTATAGAGTGCGAATGTACTGGCTTAGCCTTTGATCGAGATGATAACAACTTATTTTTGTCTATTCAGCACCCAGGCGAAAAGAACGGCATTCGCCAAGAAATGGCACGAGAATCGAGAAATTTTGAATTACTGGCGACAGACGGCACAGTATTTAAACAACAGCGTCAAGTTCCTCTTGGTTCAAATTGGCCCAGTGGCAAAGTTAATCAACCTCCTTTACCTGGAGTCGTGGCAATTCGTCGAGTTAACGGTAAGACAATAGTTTAG
- a CDS encoding DUF1822 family protein: MGTDPEYTVALILNIQPQSKAEFDVSIAVCNHQFNNYLPEGLELVIVDQTNRPVMIAQANQTETIEFCFGGKLGENFSVEISLDEQFKVENFMI; encoded by the coding sequence TTGGGTACAGATCCCGAATATACAGTTGCCTTGATTTTAAACATTCAGCCTCAAAGTAAAGCAGAATTTGATGTTTCGATCGCAGTTTGCAACCATCAGTTCAATAATTATTTGCCAGAAGGGCTTGAGCTGGTGATTGTTGACCAGACAAATCGTCCAGTAATGATTGCTCAAGCTAACCAGACAGAGACAATTGAGTTTTGCTTTGGGGGCAAACTAGGAGAAAATTTTAGTGTGGAAATTTCTTTGGATGAACAGTTTAAAGTAGAAAACTTTATGATTTAA
- the rnc gene encoding ribonuclease III, with protein sequence MMPKLPSFKNLTLLDLALTHSSYVNEHPEVGQDNERLEFLGDAVLGFVIAEMLYTMYPMIDEAQLTHLRSRLVDEKQLGQLGAEFNLGKLMRLGKGTDRDGGRNNPSLLNDTFEATLGAYFLDAGIEPVRRYILDIFQPLARLLVDRSLLSIADLQDDSARPLETFIDSKNRFQQWALATYKTKPIYQIIAESGPDHAKKFTAQVLINGKPYGVGTDRRKQEAEKRAAEAALSKIQTV encoded by the coding sequence ATGATGCCAAAATTACCGTCATTCAAAAATCTTACTCTGTTGGATTTAGCCTTAACTCATAGTTCTTATGTCAATGAACATCCTGAAGTGGGACAGGATAATGAACGTCTAGAATTTTTAGGCGATGCAGTTTTAGGCTTTGTAATTGCCGAGATGCTTTATACTATGTATCCTATGATCGATGAAGCTCAACTAACTCATTTGCGATCGCGATTAGTAGACGAAAAACAGCTTGGCCAATTAGGAGCAGAATTTAATTTAGGAAAACTAATGCGTCTGGGGAAAGGAACAGATCGAGATGGCGGCAGAAATAATCCTTCTTTACTTAATGATACTTTCGAGGCTACCTTAGGAGCATATTTTTTAGATGCAGGGATCGAACCAGTTCGCCGTTATATTCTAGATATATTTCAGCCCTTGGCAAGACTGCTAGTCGATCGCTCTTTACTCTCTATAGCAGATTTGCAAGATGACTCAGCTAGACCACTCGAAACGTTTATTGATAGCAAAAATCGTTTTCAGCAATGGGCGTTAGCCACATATAAAACCAAGCCCATTTATCAAATTATTGCCGAATCCGGACCAGATCATGCCAAGAAATTTACGGCTCAAGTTTTAATCAACGGCAAGCCTTATGGTGTTGGCACAGATCGGCGTAAACAAGAAGCGGAAAAAAGAGCAGCCGAAGCAGCATTAAGCAAAATTCAAACCGTTTAA
- a CDS encoding succinylglutamate desuccinylase/aspartoacylase family protein codes for MPDNIIEIAKETIEPGQLRRFELPVSRLATQTLVSLPIAVVNGIESGPTLWLSAAIHGDELNGVEIIAQILARINPQKLRGAIIAVSIVNVFGFIEQSRYLPDRRDLNRSFPGSESGSLASRLADLFMREIVERSTYGIDLHTAAVHRINLPQIRANLEDETTYHCAKAFGAPLMMHSTTRDGSLRHAATKKGIPVLLYEAGEALRFDPMAIKVGVAGIMGVMNYLKMYQDELAPIVGNSLESRKSKWIRASSGGIFHLEVNLGDKIARRQELGFITNAFGERRIPVRAKFGGIVIGHIQNPLVNQGDGIIHVAII; via the coding sequence GTGCCAGATAATATAATTGAAATTGCCAAGGAAACGATTGAACCAGGACAATTACGTCGCTTTGAGCTTCCTGTTAGTCGTTTGGCCACTCAAACCTTAGTTTCTCTTCCTATTGCTGTAGTTAACGGTATTGAGTCAGGGCCAACACTATGGCTGAGTGCAGCAATTCATGGTGACGAATTAAACGGGGTTGAGATCATTGCTCAGATTTTGGCCAGAATAAATCCTCAAAAGCTTCGAGGAGCTATCATTGCTGTTTCTATTGTCAATGTTTTTGGCTTTATTGAACAATCTCGATATCTTCCCGACAGGAGAGATCTAAATCGCTCTTTTCCTGGTTCGGAAAGCGGCTCTCTTGCTTCTCGACTAGCCGATTTATTTATGCGAGAAATCGTCGAGCGTAGTACTTACGGCATCGATCTTCATACCGCAGCAGTTCATCGGATTAATTTACCGCAAATTCGTGCCAACTTAGAAGACGAAACTACTTATCACTGTGCTAAAGCCTTTGGCGCACCTTTGATGATGCACTCCACTACCAGGGATGGTTCTTTACGCCACGCAGCTACCAAAAAAGGTATACCTGTTTTACTTTATGAAGCGGGGGAAGCTCTTCGTTTTGACCCTATGGCAATCAAGGTTGGTGTAGCTGGCATTATGGGAGTAATGAATTATTTAAAGATGTATCAGGACGAACTTGCACCAATCGTAGGAAATTCTTTAGAAAGTAGAAAAAGTAAATGGATTAGAGCCTCCAGTGGCGGAATTTTTCATTTGGAAGTTAATTTGGGAGATAAAATTGCTCGCAGACAAGAGTTAGGCTTTATTACTAATGCTTTTGGCGAAAGGCGGATTCCAGTTCGTGCCAAATTCGGTGGCATAGTTATCGGTCACATTCAAAACCCCTTAGTTAACCAGGGTGATGGCATCATCCACGTAGCGATTATTTAA
- the rimK gene encoding 30S ribosomal protein S6--L-glutamate ligase, protein MKIAILSQNPALYSTKRLKEAGEEQGHDVRIINYLRCYMNITSKKPTIVYGGTPLENVDAIIPRIGASKTFYGTAVVRQFELMDVFSPNESQAISRSRDKLRSMQILAREGVGLPVTGFAHATQDIDGLIETVGGAPLVIKLLEGTQGIGVVLAETYQAAKSVIEAFRGLDANILVQEFIKEAGGADLRCFVLGDRVIAAMKRQGAKGEFRSNLHRGGNAEKITLSPEENNTAIRAAKAMGLKIAGVDLLRSNHGPVVMEVNSSPGLEGIEKATKIDVAGKIIDFIAKNAVEADNSDRIKY, encoded by the coding sequence ATGAAAATAGCAATTCTTTCCCAAAACCCTGCACTTTATTCTACAAAGCGTTTGAAAGAGGCGGGAGAAGAACAAGGGCATGATGTACGAATTATCAATTACCTACGTTGCTATATGAATATTACTTCTAAAAAACCCACCATAGTTTATGGCGGTACGCCCTTAGAAAATGTAGATGCTATTATTCCTCGCATTGGTGCTTCCAAGACTTTTTATGGTACTGCGGTAGTTCGACAGTTTGAACTCATGGATGTTTTTAGTCCTAATGAATCTCAGGCAATTTCTCGTAGCCGAGACAAGTTACGCTCGATGCAGATTTTGGCTAGGGAAGGAGTCGGTTTGCCCGTGACGGGATTTGCCCATGCAACTCAAGATATAGACGGCTTGATTGAAACTGTAGGTGGCGCGCCTTTGGTAATCAAACTACTGGAGGGAACACAAGGCATCGGGGTTGTTTTAGCAGAAACTTATCAGGCAGCTAAATCGGTTATTGAAGCTTTTCGCGGGTTAGATGCCAATATTCTGGTACAGGAATTTATTAAAGAAGCGGGAGGCGCAGATCTACGTTGCTTTGTATTGGGCGATCGCGTAATTGCCGCCATGAAACGACAGGGAGCAAAAGGAGAATTCCGCTCTAATCTTCATCGTGGGGGTAATGCCGAAAAAATAACTTTATCTCCAGAGGAAAACAATACGGCAATTAGAGCAGCTAAGGCGATGGGATTAAAAATTGCTGGGGTTGATTTGTTGCGCTCTAATCATGGGCCAGTAGTGATGGAAGTTAATTCTTCTCCTGGTTTAGAAGGAATTGAGAAAGCAACGAAAATTGATGTGGCAGGAAAAATAATTGATTTTATTGCCAAAAATGCTGTGGAAGCAGACAATAGCGATCGCATTAAATATTAA